A genome region from Nocardia sp. NBC_01730 includes the following:
- a CDS encoding SixA phosphatase family protein: MVRTLILMRHGKSAYPDDIDDHERPLAPRGRREAGLAGRWLRETQPPIDAVRCSTAIRTRQTLIATEITAPVVFEAGIYEAAPPSLIELIRLSDDDVATLLVIGHAPGLPWTAWELASNRDSAPAVELSRKFPTSALAVLQFDRPWADIDPGTGELTYFHIPR; the protein is encoded by the coding sequence ATGGTGCGGACTCTGATCCTCATGCGGCACGGCAAGTCGGCGTACCCGGACGACATCGACGATCACGAACGACCGCTGGCGCCGCGGGGTCGACGCGAAGCCGGACTGGCGGGCCGCTGGTTACGCGAGACCCAGCCACCGATCGACGCCGTACGCTGCTCCACCGCCATTCGCACCAGGCAGACGCTCATCGCCACCGAGATCACGGCGCCGGTCGTCTTCGAAGCCGGGATCTACGAGGCCGCACCGCCTTCGCTCATCGAGCTGATCCGGCTCAGCGACGACGACGTGGCGACGCTGCTGGTGATCGGACACGCGCCCGGCCTGCCGTGGACGGCATGGGAATTGGCGAGCAACCGCGATTCGGCACCGGCCGTCGAACTCAGCAGGAAGTTCCCCACCTCGGCGCTCGCCGTGCTGCAATTCGACCGGCCCTGGGCCGATATCGACCCCGGGACCGGGGAGCTGACTTACTTCCATATTCCGCGCTGA
- a CDS encoding acyl-[acyl-carrier-protein] thioesterase: MSLDQPLAPLPQEGMGFASTWPVRAGDVDPYDRLRFDAVARYLQDIAWENLQTTFFHRTDPNWIVRRTVIDVVRPILWPDEVRLLRWCSALSTRWTNMRVRITSGNGGLIETEGFWINISESTGMPARISDEGLAYLARTTDEHRLRWRPYLADATPPESDTDMPFPVRATDIDQYNHVNNACYWQAVEQFLVDYPKLLAGPHRAVIEYVAPVLARQHVTIRSRYEPSDRSGQPVLRLWFVVGSTTTTVVRIMPLPSPASLPASPSF; encoded by the coding sequence GTGTCACTCGATCAGCCACTCGCCCCGCTTCCCCAGGAGGGCATGGGCTTTGCTTCGACGTGGCCCGTCCGGGCTGGCGATGTGGATCCCTACGACCGGTTGCGGTTCGATGCCGTCGCCCGCTACCTGCAGGATATTGCCTGGGAAAATCTGCAGACAACCTTCTTTCACCGGACCGACCCGAATTGGATCGTCCGACGGACGGTCATCGACGTCGTCCGACCGATCCTCTGGCCGGACGAGGTGCGACTGTTGCGCTGGTGTTCGGCGTTGTCCACCAGGTGGACCAATATGCGCGTGCGGATCACCAGCGGAAACGGTGGCCTGATCGAGACAGAGGGCTTCTGGATCAACATCAGCGAGTCGACCGGGATGCCCGCCCGAATCAGCGACGAGGGCCTGGCCTACCTGGCCCGCACGACCGACGAGCATCGGCTGCGCTGGCGGCCGTACCTGGCGGACGCGACACCGCCGGAATCGGACACCGACATGCCGTTCCCGGTGCGCGCCACGGATATCGACCAGTACAACCACGTCAACAACGCCTGTTACTGGCAGGCGGTGGAACAGTTCCTGGTCGACTACCCCAAGCTGCTCGCAGGCCCACACCGCGCGGTGATCGAATACGTGGCGCCGGTCCTCGCACGCCAGCATGTGACCATACGCAGCCGATACGAGCCCAGCGACCGGTCAGGACAGCCGGTGCTGCGGCTGTGGTTCGTTGTCGGCAGTACGACCACCACGGTGGTCCGCATCATGCCGCTGCCCTCCCCCGCCTCGCTGCCCGCCTCTCCGAGTTTTTAG
- a CDS encoding GNAT family N-acetyltransferase: MTVSTPESKVVRNDEKHRYEVFYGGKLAGFAEYEERDDETVFIHTEIDGAFSGKGLGTALAESAIEDAIGRGRVIRPLCPFIKAYLEKHAEFDAHVIGKGVTRE; this comes from the coding sequence ATGACCGTATCGACTCCGGAGTCCAAAGTGGTCCGCAACGACGAAAAGCATCGCTACGAGGTGTTCTACGGCGGGAAACTGGCCGGCTTCGCCGAATACGAGGAGCGCGACGACGAGACCGTGTTCATCCACACCGAGATCGACGGCGCGTTCTCCGGCAAGGGCCTCGGCACCGCCCTGGCCGAGAGCGCGATCGAGGACGCCATCGGGCGCGGGCGCGTGATCCGGCCGCTGTGCCCGTTCATCAAGGCATACCTGGAGAAGCACGCGGAATTCGACGCCCACGTCATCGGCAAGGGCGTCACTCGTGAGTGA
- a CDS encoding winged helix DNA-binding domain-containing protein: protein MKLSTRVLNRTLLARQHLLERSPRTVPEICDHLVGLQAQDSPPPFVGLWSRIADFDPTTVSDALEDRSLVRITLMRGTIHLVTPPDALRIAPHVQPELEKVPFRKGFNYGAMVGLDPEEVRGHGEAVLGDEPMSAAELRARAAELYPDRNPGAVVQTWLYQLPVLQTPPRGKWKDNSRPIWSRVEPWLDAPLDPSYPLAELLVRYLRAFGPASTMDMQTWSKLLGMKQAIDELGDRVRTYTDERGRTLYDVADGELADPDVPAPVRLLGWYDNVVLSHQDRTRIVPDGAAPPLRAFAAQVSPVLVDGFLAGLYKVFVTAETARLRISPTRTWTKTESAAVAAEAHALLGFLEAGRRACVEILDVDADLRP from the coding sequence GTGAAGCTGTCCACCCGGGTGCTGAATCGCACCCTGCTCGCCCGCCAGCACCTGCTGGAGCGCTCCCCGCGCACCGTGCCCGAGATATGCGACCATCTCGTCGGGTTGCAGGCGCAGGATTCGCCGCCGCCGTTCGTCGGATTGTGGAGCCGCATCGCGGATTTCGATCCGACGACGGTGTCGGACGCGCTGGAGGACCGCTCGCTGGTCCGAATCACCTTGATGCGCGGCACGATTCACCTGGTCACCCCGCCCGACGCGCTGCGCATCGCGCCGCACGTGCAACCAGAACTGGAGAAGGTGCCGTTCCGCAAGGGGTTCAACTACGGCGCGATGGTCGGGCTCGACCCGGAGGAGGTGCGCGGGCACGGCGAGGCGGTACTCGGTGACGAGCCGATGTCCGCTGCGGAGCTGCGCGCCCGCGCTGCCGAGCTCTATCCGGATCGCAACCCGGGCGCGGTGGTGCAGACCTGGCTCTATCAGCTCCCGGTGTTGCAGACCCCGCCGCGAGGCAAGTGGAAAGACAACAGCAGGCCGATCTGGTCCCGGGTCGAGCCGTGGCTCGACGCTCCGCTCGACCCGAGCTACCCGCTCGCGGAGTTGCTCGTCCGCTATCTGCGCGCCTTCGGCCCGGCCAGCACCATGGACATGCAGACCTGGTCGAAGCTGCTCGGCATGAAGCAGGCGATCGACGAACTCGGCGACCGCGTGCGCACCTACACCGACGAGCGCGGACGGACCCTCTACGACGTAGCCGACGGCGAGCTCGCCGACCCTGACGTACCCGCTCCCGTGCGTCTGCTCGGGTGGTACGACAATGTCGTTCTCTCCCACCAGGATCGGACCAGGATCGTGCCGGACGGTGCGGCCCCTCCGCTGCGCGCCTTCGCGGCGCAGGTGTCTCCAGTGCTGGTCGACGGGTTCCTCGCGGGTCTGTACAAGGTCTTCGTCACCGCCGAGACCGCTCGGCTCCGGATCAGCCCGACCAGGACGTGGACCAAGACGGAAAGCGCTGCCGTGGCGGCCGAAGCGCACGCTCTGCTCGGCTTCCTGGAGGCGGGCAGGCGGGCCTGCGTGGAAATCCTCGACGTGGACGCCGACCTGCGTCCCTGA
- the hppD gene encoding 4-hydroxyphenylpyruvate dioxygenase yields MTIDHLPNARRGTAPSDRELRTLVGLVDHDNSGDPFPVIGWDALVWVVGNATQTAHFLESAFGMRLEAYSGPETGNRDHKAFVLRSGAARFVVTGAVDPNSTLVAHHDRHGDGVIDIALEVPDVDRCVAWARTQGATILVEPYDDTDDFGTVRSAALATYGETRHTLVDRSRYYGPYLPGYIGRRSNYQQRAGSPTRLFQAIDHVVGNVELGQMDQWVEFYRRVMGFTNMAEFVGDDIATEYSALMSKVVANGNHRVKFPLNEPAAGKKRSQIDEYLEFYRGPGVQHIALATGDILACVDALRREGVEFLDTPAAYYEDPELRARIGRVRVPVEELQHRGILVDRDEDGYLLQIFTRPLTDRPTVFFELIERHGSLGFGKGNFKALFQAIEREQEARGNL; encoded by the coding sequence ATGACCATCGATCACCTGCCCAACGCCCGGCGCGGCACCGCCCCCAGCGACCGCGAGCTGCGCACGCTCGTCGGGCTGGTCGACCACGACAACAGCGGCGATCCTTTCCCCGTGATCGGCTGGGACGCGCTGGTCTGGGTGGTCGGCAATGCCACACAGACCGCGCACTTCCTGGAATCCGCTTTCGGGATGCGGTTGGAGGCGTACTCCGGTCCCGAGACCGGAAACCGTGACCACAAAGCGTTCGTCTTGCGCAGTGGCGCGGCGCGTTTCGTGGTCACCGGTGCAGTCGACCCGAACAGTACGTTGGTCGCCCATCATGATCGGCACGGCGATGGTGTGATCGATATCGCGCTAGAGGTGCCCGACGTGGATCGCTGTGTGGCATGGGCGCGGACGCAAGGCGCCACCATCCTGGTCGAACCGTACGACGACACCGACGACTTCGGCACCGTCCGCTCGGCCGCACTGGCCACTTACGGCGAGACCCGCCACACGCTGGTCGACCGCTCCCGTTACTACGGCCCCTATCTGCCCGGCTATATCGGCCGGCGCTCGAACTATCAGCAGCGGGCGGGCTCGCCCACTCGGCTGTTCCAGGCGATCGACCACGTCGTAGGCAATGTGGAACTCGGGCAGATGGACCAGTGGGTCGAGTTCTACCGACGCGTCATGGGTTTCACCAACATGGCCGAGTTCGTCGGCGACGACATCGCCACCGAGTATTCGGCGCTGATGAGCAAGGTGGTCGCCAATGGAAACCACCGGGTGAAGTTCCCGCTCAACGAACCCGCCGCTGGCAAGAAGCGCTCGCAGATCGATGAATACCTCGAGTTCTACCGTGGCCCCGGCGTGCAGCACATCGCGCTCGCCACCGGCGATATCCTCGCCTGCGTCGACGCGCTGCGCCGCGAGGGCGTCGAATTCCTCGACACGCCCGCCGCCTACTACGAGGACCCCGAACTGCGCGCCCGCATCGGCCGGGTCCGTGTGCCGGTCGAGGAATTACAACACCGCGGCATCCTGGTAGATCGCGACGAGGACGGCTATCTGCTACAAATCTTCACCAGACCGCTCACCGACCGTCCCACCGTCTTCTTCGAGCTCATCGAGCGGCACGGCTCCCTCGGCTTCGGCAAGGGCAATTTCAAGGCGCTGTTCCAGGCGATCGAACGCGAACAGGAGGCCCGCGGCAATTTGTGA
- a CDS encoding carboxymuconolactone decarboxylase family protein has protein sequence MKPDAPPDRVWIDKQTPTAFRALNSVASEVRAAGAAVGLDRRIIELINLRVSQINGGAYCLDVHYRAALGAGATEQEIAALPGWRRGGTYTPFEQAVLAIAEITATLPDEDTLEREYAFARKYLTDDQLSAVAWVATTIGAFNRVSILSRHPVHARKEKRP, from the coding sequence ATGAAGCCTGATGCACCCCCCGACCGCGTCTGGATCGACAAACAGACGCCGACCGCTTTCCGCGCGCTCAACAGCGTCGCGAGCGAGGTGCGGGCGGCGGGCGCCGCGGTCGGACTCGATCGCAGGATCATCGAACTGATCAACCTGCGCGTCTCCCAGATCAACGGCGGCGCGTACTGCCTGGACGTGCACTACCGGGCCGCGCTCGGGGCCGGAGCCACCGAGCAGGAGATCGCGGCGCTGCCGGGGTGGCGGCGCGGCGGGACATACACCCCGTTCGAGCAGGCCGTGCTCGCGATCGCGGAGATCACGGCGACGCTTCCGGACGAAGACACCCTGGAGCGTGAGTACGCTTTCGCTCGCAAGTACCTGACGGATGATCAGCTGTCTGCCGTCGCCTGGGTGGCGACCACGATCGGCGCGTTCAACCGCGTATCGATCCTCAGCAGGCACCCGGTCCACGCACGGAAGGAGAAGCGACCATGA
- a CDS encoding MerR family transcriptional regulator — protein sequence MRDIAPQESVSDWEQPRYSIGAAAERSGLSRDTLRWYERIGLMDYIGRDHAGKRRFSDRDLEWLTLIGRLRTTGMSVADMVRYAELVRAGESTFPERLEMFRNTRSEVLAKIDELRQTLAVLDYKIAVYEGRAQAGRPAVVIAHDSEGIKV from the coding sequence ATGAGAGACATCGCACCTCAGGAGAGTGTGAGCGACTGGGAGCAACCCCGGTATTCGATCGGCGCCGCGGCCGAGCGGTCGGGGCTGAGCCGGGATACGCTGCGCTGGTACGAGCGGATCGGGCTGATGGATTACATCGGCAGGGACCACGCAGGCAAGCGCCGGTTCAGTGATCGCGATCTGGAATGGCTGACGCTGATCGGTCGCTTGCGCACCACCGGCATGTCGGTGGCGGACATGGTCCGCTACGCGGAGCTGGTGCGGGCAGGGGAGTCCACGTTCCCCGAGCGGCTGGAAATGTTCCGGAACACGCGCTCCGAGGTACTCGCCAAGATCGATGAACTTCGTCAGACCCTGGCCGTGCTGGACTACAAGATCGCCGTCTACGAGGGCAGAGCCCAGGCGGGCCGACCGGCCGTGGTCATCGCGCACGACAGCGAAGGAATCAAGGTATGA
- a CDS encoding putative quinol monooxygenase, with protein MSTLTVNVRFTAKPGREADLKDLLQSMIEPTLAEEGCLGYELYLHPTDPRRVALLEEWVDADAMATHFRTPHLKACAAALEDILVEPFQLRRFAEIA; from the coding sequence GTGTCCACGTTGACGGTCAACGTCCGCTTCACCGCCAAGCCTGGCCGCGAGGCGGATCTGAAGGATCTGCTGCAGAGCATGATCGAACCGACCCTGGCGGAGGAGGGCTGTCTCGGCTACGAGCTCTACCTGCATCCCACCGATCCGAGACGGGTGGCGCTGCTGGAGGAGTGGGTCGATGCGGACGCCATGGCGACGCATTTCCGGACGCCGCACCTGAAGGCGTGCGCAGCGGCGCTGGAGGACATCCTGGTCGAGCCGTTCCAGCTGAGACGGTTCGCCGAGATCGCGTGA
- a CDS encoding FAD-dependent oxidoreductase produces the protein MAYVITQRCCNDASCVSECPVDCIRPTPDQPEFATTEMLYIDPDTCIDCGACVDACPVEAIFPEDDLAASLARYRDINADYFQRHPLESNFDPIVTPARPPKELGTLRVAIVGAGPAACYAADELLRRADVEIEMFDRLPTPWGLVRAGVAPDHPGTKTVSSMFESAFRRETLQYYLNVEVGTDISHDELLRHHHAVIYAVGASTDRHLGVPGEDLPGSHSATEFVAWYNGHPDYADRTFDLSGERAVIVGNGNVALDVARVLTVDPDELAKTDIADYALDALRQSNIREIIVLGRRGPLQAAYTSSEFLALAHLKGVDVVVEEADLELDQASRAILDDPKVEPSLTLKYTLAEEYVAGRRAEGNKRIVFRYLASPTALIGADRVESVEFVHNELVSEGGQLVAVATDRTESIDAALVLRSIGYRGEPVGDLPFDERRGVVPNEHGRVIGADGIPISGVYVSGWIKRGPRGVIGSNRVDSEETVEQLLSDFTTGKFGVPQGNRAALKTLLAQRQADLVDRAGWRAIDQAEKAAGKSAGRPRVKFTTREDLLKAARG, from the coding sequence ATGGCCTACGTAATCACGCAGCGCTGTTGCAACGACGCCAGCTGCGTTTCCGAGTGCCCGGTCGATTGCATCCGTCCCACCCCGGACCAGCCGGAGTTCGCGACTACCGAGATGCTCTACATCGACCCCGACACCTGTATCGACTGCGGTGCCTGCGTCGACGCGTGCCCGGTGGAGGCCATCTTCCCCGAGGACGACCTCGCCGCCTCGCTGGCGCGATACCGGGATATCAATGCCGACTACTTCCAACGGCATCCGCTCGAGTCGAACTTCGATCCGATCGTCACTCCCGCACGTCCGCCGAAGGAGCTGGGTACCCTACGCGTCGCGATCGTCGGAGCCGGGCCCGCGGCCTGCTACGCCGCCGACGAACTGCTGCGCAGAGCAGACGTCGAAATCGAGATGTTCGACCGGCTGCCCACCCCGTGGGGCCTGGTCCGGGCGGGCGTCGCTCCGGACCACCCCGGCACCAAGACGGTCTCGAGTATGTTCGAGTCCGCGTTCCGCCGCGAGACACTGCAGTACTACCTCAACGTCGAGGTCGGCACGGACATCTCGCATGACGAACTGCTGCGGCACCACCACGCCGTGATCTACGCGGTCGGCGCCTCGACCGACCGCCACCTCGGCGTGCCGGGCGAGGATCTTCCTGGCAGTCACTCGGCCACCGAGTTCGTCGCCTGGTACAACGGTCACCCGGACTACGCCGACCGGACCTTCGACCTGTCCGGCGAGCGGGCCGTGATCGTCGGCAACGGCAATGTCGCCTTGGACGTGGCGCGAGTGCTGACCGTCGACCCCGACGAACTCGCCAAGACCGACATCGCGGATTACGCGCTGGATGCGTTGCGCCAGAGCAATATTCGCGAGATTATCGTGCTCGGCAGGCGCGGCCCGCTGCAGGCGGCCTACACCTCGTCGGAGTTCCTCGCCCTTGCTCACCTGAAGGGCGTCGACGTTGTCGTCGAGGAGGCCGATCTGGAACTCGACCAGGCGAGCCGAGCAATTTTGGACGATCCGAAGGTCGAACCGTCGCTGACGCTGAAGTACACCCTGGCCGAGGAGTACGTCGCCGGTCGGCGCGCGGAGGGCAACAAGCGGATCGTCTTCCGCTACCTCGCCTCGCCGACCGCGCTGATCGGCGCCGACCGGGTCGAGTCGGTCGAGTTCGTGCACAACGAGCTGGTCAGCGAGGGCGGTCAGCTGGTGGCCGTGGCGACCGATCGGACCGAGAGCATCGACGCCGCGCTGGTGCTGCGTTCCATCGGCTACCGCGGAGAGCCGGTCGGCGACCTGCCGTTCGACGAGCGGCGCGGCGTCGTGCCCAACGAGCACGGCCGGGTGATCGGCGCCGACGGCATACCGATTTCCGGCGTGTATGTCAGCGGCTGGATCAAGCGCGGTCCGCGCGGTGTGATCGGATCGAACCGGGTCGACTCCGAGGAGACGGTGGAACAGCTCCTCTCCGACTTCACCACGGGCAAATTCGGTGTGCCGCAGGGCAATCGGGCCGCGCTGAAGACTCTGCTGGCCCAGCGGCAGGCCGACCTGGTGGACCGGGCGGGCTGGCGGGCGATCGATCAGGCGGAGAAGGCCGCGGGCAAGTCCGCGGGTCGTCCGCGGGTCAAGTTCACCACCCGCGAGGATCTGCTGAAGGCTGCGCGCGGCTGA
- a CDS encoding NADPH:quinone oxidoreductase family protein produces MRAAQVSKLEGPEAIQVVDIPEPASYRGGVVIDVHAAGVAFPDLLMTRGLYQMKPELPFVVGGEVAGIVREAPENAHVVAGDRVVALTLLGNAMAEVAVAPAPMVFRLPDNVSLEAGAGVLFNDLTVHFCLRNRGRLAEGETVLVHGAAGGIGTSTLRMAAALGAGRVIAVVSTEAKAEVARANGASDVVLADGWLAAVQELTGGRGVDIVLDPVGGDRFTDSIRSLASAGRLLVVGFTAGEIPTVKVNRLLLKNVEVLGALWGEWVMSHPGYLAEQWAEVEPLLAAGKIAPPEPVLYPLDKAAEAVASLDNRTATGKIVVTLR; encoded by the coding sequence ATGCGCGCAGCCCAGGTCAGCAAGCTGGAAGGACCGGAAGCGATCCAGGTCGTCGACATCCCGGAGCCCGCTTCCTACCGGGGTGGTGTCGTGATCGACGTGCACGCGGCAGGTGTCGCCTTCCCGGACCTACTGATGACCCGCGGCCTGTACCAGATGAAACCCGAGCTGCCGTTCGTCGTCGGCGGCGAGGTTGCGGGCATCGTGCGCGAGGCGCCCGAGAACGCGCACGTCGTGGCCGGTGACCGGGTGGTCGCACTGACCCTGCTCGGCAACGCCATGGCCGAGGTGGCCGTCGCGCCCGCGCCGATGGTGTTCCGGCTGCCGGACAACGTCTCGCTCGAGGCGGGCGCAGGCGTCCTGTTCAACGATCTGACCGTCCACTTCTGCCTGCGCAACCGCGGCAGGCTGGCCGAGGGCGAGACCGTGCTGGTGCACGGCGCCGCGGGCGGCATCGGCACCTCGACGCTGCGGATGGCGGCCGCGCTCGGCGCCGGCCGGGTGATTGCCGTGGTGAGCACGGAGGCGAAGGCCGAGGTGGCCCGCGCCAACGGCGCCAGCGACGTAGTGCTCGCCGACGGCTGGCTCGCGGCGGTGCAGGAATTGACCGGCGGCCGCGGCGTCGACATCGTGCTCGACCCGGTCGGGGGCGACCGCTTCACCGACAGCATTCGTTCGCTCGCCTCGGCGGGCCGGTTGCTGGTAGTCGGCTTCACCGCCGGCGAGATCCCCACCGTGAAGGTGAACCGGCTGCTGCTGAAGAACGTCGAGGTGCTCGGCGCACTGTGGGGCGAATGGGTGATGTCGCACCCGGGGTATCTGGCCGAGCAGTGGGCCGAGGTTGAGCCGCTGCTCGCCGCAGGCAAGATCGCGCCGCCGGAGCCGGTGCTGTACCCGCTGGACAAGGCCGCCGAGGCGGTCGCCTCGCTGGACAACCGCACCGCCACCGGCAAGATCGTGGTCACGCTGCGCTGA
- a CDS encoding aldo/keto reductase, with the protein MNTVSRSESIRGGARATGGSDTLPTSPLGTSGIRVGTQGLGCMGMSEFYGPSDLTESRATLEQALELGITLFDTADIYGSGHNEELLSDFVGAHRDRVVLATKFGIVRKADDPTYRGFDNSPAYIRGSVEASLRRLGIDTIDLYYLHRKSPTVPIEDTVGTMAELVREGKVRALGLSEVTGAELRAAHAVHPIAAVQSEWSLFSRDVERTVVPAAAELGVTFVPYSPLGRGFLAGSFTGASGSADGKDFRASMPRFSGDNAAHNAELLAPLRAIADARGSTLAQVALAWVHAQAGVHDLAVVPIPGTRSRSRLADNVAAATVALTADELATLEPIAGKVAGNRYADMSFTSAGRE; encoded by the coding sequence ATGAACACGGTATCGCGGAGCGAATCGATCAGGGGTGGCGCCCGGGCGACGGGTGGGTCGGACACGCTTCCCACCAGCCCGCTGGGCACCAGCGGCATCCGGGTAGGGACGCAGGGGCTTGGCTGCATGGGGATGAGCGAGTTCTACGGCCCCAGCGACCTAACCGAATCGCGGGCGACGCTGGAGCAGGCCCTGGAACTGGGTATCACGCTCTTCGACACCGCCGACATCTACGGCTCCGGCCACAACGAGGAATTGCTCAGCGATTTCGTCGGCGCCCATCGCGACCGGGTGGTGCTGGCCACCAAGTTCGGCATCGTCCGCAAGGCCGACGACCCGACCTACCGTGGCTTCGACAACTCCCCCGCCTACATCCGCGGTTCGGTGGAGGCCAGCCTGCGCAGGCTCGGGATCGACACCATCGACCTGTACTACTTGCACCGCAAGAGCCCCACCGTGCCGATCGAGGACACCGTGGGCACCATGGCGGAACTGGTACGGGAAGGCAAGGTCCGCGCACTGGGCCTGTCCGAGGTGACCGGAGCCGAACTGCGTGCCGCACACGCAGTGCATCCGATCGCCGCGGTGCAGTCGGAGTGGTCGCTGTTCTCCCGCGATGTCGAGCGGACCGTGGTGCCCGCCGCCGCGGAACTGGGCGTGACGTTCGTGCCATACTCGCCGCTCGGCCGTGGCTTCCTCGCCGGATCGTTCACCGGCGCAAGCGGATCGGCGGACGGGAAGGACTTCCGCGCCTCGATGCCGCGCTTCTCCGGCGACAACGCGGCGCACAACGCCGAACTGCTCGCACCGCTGCGGGCGATCGCGGACGCGCGCGGCAGCACGCTCGCGCAGGTCGCGCTGGCCTGGGTGCACGCGCAGGCCGGGGTGCACGACCTCGCGGTGGTCCCGATTCCCGGCACACGCAGCCGGAGCAGGCTCGCCGACAACGTGGCCGCCGCGACCGTCGCGCTGACGGCCGACGAACTGGCGACGCTGGAGCCGATCGCGGGCAAGGTGGCCGGGAACCGGTACGCGGATATGTCCTTCACCTCGGCGGGCCGGGAATAG
- a CDS encoding Lrp/AsnC family transcriptional regulator has product MSRTPAKLDELDLAILTAMHEYQKAGILELSRRTRVARATVQSRIGRMEESGVIASYDPQIDVTAAGFDVQAFVTLEIAQGALDTVAAELDTIPGVLEAYATTGSGDVLCRIGADSHAGLQAALLSIDRTSSVVRSHSVIVLSTVVARRSLPLLRTMSPAGTTKAPAYRSTNEP; this is encoded by the coding sequence ATGTCGCGAACGCCCGCGAAACTCGACGAACTCGACCTCGCAATCCTCACCGCGATGCACGAGTACCAGAAGGCGGGCATCCTCGAGCTGTCCCGCCGCACCCGGGTCGCCAGGGCCACGGTGCAATCCCGGATCGGGCGCATGGAGGAATCCGGCGTGATCGCCTCTTACGACCCGCAAATCGACGTCACCGCGGCCGGGTTCGACGTGCAGGCGTTCGTCACGCTGGAGATCGCGCAGGGCGCGCTCGACACCGTCGCGGCCGAACTCGACACCATCCCCGGCGTGCTGGAGGCCTACGCGACCACCGGCTCCGGCGACGTGCTCTGCCGGATCGGCGCCGACTCGCACGCTGGACTCCAGGCCGCGTTGCTGAGCATCGACCGGACCTCGTCGGTGGTGCGCTCGCACAGCGTCATCGTGCTGTCGACGGTGGTGGCGCGCCGCTCGCTGCCACTGCTACGCACGATGAGTCCGGCCGGTACCACCAAGGCGCCCGCCTACCGCTCGACCAACGAACCGTAG
- a CDS encoding VOC family protein: MDWKIELVAIPVTDVDRAKDFYTKIGFNADHDHRVNENLRFVQLTPPGSGCSICLGEGITKAAPGSVEGMQMVVASAEDAYRQLVAAGVEATPVQDLGWGLFTFFSDPDGNKWAVQQLPDYSS, translated from the coding sequence ATGGACTGGAAAATCGAGCTCGTCGCCATTCCGGTGACCGACGTAGACCGCGCCAAGGACTTCTACACCAAGATCGGCTTCAACGCCGACCACGACCACCGGGTCAACGAGAACCTGCGCTTCGTTCAGCTGACCCCACCCGGTTCCGGCTGTTCCATCTGTCTGGGCGAGGGCATCACGAAGGCGGCGCCCGGCAGCGTCGAGGGCATGCAGATGGTGGTGGCCAGCGCTGAGGACGCCTACCGGCAGCTGGTCGCCGCCGGTGTGGAGGCCACTCCGGTGCAGGACCTCGGCTGGGGCCTGTTCACGTTCTTCTCCGATCCGGACGGCAACAAATGGGCCGTCCAGCAACTGCCCGACTACAGCAGCTGA